The window AGaactaaaaatgaaaaatttaccGCATTTGTAACTTAAATGTGATAGATGGATATTAAGGAAATTTTAAGACTATCACTGAAAAAAAAATTAGGAACTCTTAATAAAGGCCTCACTCTAATTCTTTTCTTTCAAAACCCTAACCGCCTCTCACCTTTCCTCAACCCTTTCTCACGATTGATTTGGGATTCCTTGGAAATATCCAGATTTCCATTTGCAAAAgccaagaaaatatgaaattggggAAGGACATCAACAAGGTATTCTGAATTTTAGGATTATTATCAACTTGTTAGCTATCTTTTTTCTCAAGAAGGgggtattatttatatttttgtttgtttatgTTTTAACGAGTTACAGGTTCAACAAGTTTGGATTTATAGATCAGTGACCTAGGTTGTGGTACTGGATACACAACTTGGGTAACGATCTGTTTCAAGGAAGGCTTCTAGCTAGCCGATCAATCAAGAACCCCTTTCGATGTTGTTCCAGTGTTATGAAGGAAAGTCGGTTATTATGGAAGATTTGGTTTTGAGTAATATTCTCCAACACGGCACGAGCAAGATAAAAAATGCTTGAAACTAAGTTTAGAGATAGATCGTGTCCCCTATTGCTGATTATTATTCTCCTAGACTATAGACGATCTTAACTTATTTTAGAGatgtataaaaaaaaattacatttgTTTGAGAACAGATTATGTATTATTACGTTGCTTACAATATTTTGATAATTACACTTTGTAGTTCTTTATAAAAAGAGTATGCAGAAGTGGCTATTTGTTTAATTTTTGTGGTGTATGGTGTTCTGAAATATCAAATGATTATTTCATCATGaagaattttaaattattttaatataaaaaccAAAAATAGAAAAACTATTGACGAGACATATTTTCTGACATTTCTATTTTATGTCGCAAGCAAGATGAGTCGAGAGTACATCTTATTGACATTTGACAACATGTCGTAAAACAAATATCATTAATTATTTTACGACACTAATTTAAATGTCGGAAAATTCCCGACATCGAAATTTTCGACATTTGTTTTAAGTCTAAAATAAATGCCAGTTAAGCATTTTGTGACATTTATGTGATCTATGGCGACATTTTTAAAATGTCGTCATAGCCTTATTTTCTTGTAGTGAATCAGCAACGTTCGCTCTAATACCATGTGAGATTTGCAAATGAAAAGAGAGAAATTGAAGAATTTCAGTTAGACGAACCCTAGAATGTTCGAGAGAGAGAGAAATATCTTAAAAAATATGGGCTTCATTCATTATTACAAAGGTGTCTGTACAAGTGTAATACTCGGTCCTTATACAAAAAGAATACAACCAAATAAACAGTGGGCCTTTACATATTGGGATTGCTACTATGTTGGAACTTCAGCACGTCTATCAATTGGGCCATCTGTGCTATCTATGCTAACACCCCCTCAAGCTTTGGGGTGAGAGAACTCCCAGCAAGATTGTGTGGAACACCAGACAAGGATTTAGTGAAAATATCGGCCAGTTGAGATGAAATGAAGAGAAATCAAACCATCGCAAGCTTCTTCCGCACAAAATGATAGTCAAATTCAGGGAAAGGGTTGCGTGATTTTGAGGTAAAGCAGTACGTGAAATCGATTCTCTTGGGGCTTACTCATATTCACGGGAGAGGTTTCGTTCACCTTGATATTAAACCGGATAACATTCGCGAAGTTGCCAAAATTGCTGATTTTGGGTTCACGAAGAAGGTTGGAGTGAGGAGTCAGAAAATAAAGAGCGGACTCAAGGGAACACCTATGTACATGGCACCATAATCAGTTCTTCGTAACGAGTACGAACTTAAAACCGATATTTGGGCTTTTGGGTGCACTGGCTTTGAGATGGTTACAGGGAAGACAATGTCGGATTGCAATAGGAACATGAATCCAAAATTTATCTAGCACTTTCTACACACAAAACAATTCTCTCATCACACCAGTTGTTAAAACTACAGTTGCTGCGAAAGACAATTCACGAATATTAGAGAAATCGCATAGCTGATGGATTATATAACGCAAAGCAATTCAGTATCGAATTCACGTGTAAATTGAACAATTAGCACATATGGAGTTTACACGagttacctcttgaagcgtgaacTAAGTACGTCTTTTACGTTAGCCTCCAATTCCAGAACAACTTAATCAAAATGCCATGACCAACACGATCACAATCTCCTAACGTCTCGTAGTCTTCTACTGTATTACTCAAATAATATCCGGAAAGAATAAATTTAGTATGAGCAAAATTTGAGAAAAAAAAGCACCAAATATTCAGCCATCCCTACGGCAGAAAAACCCATGTATATATACACAGCACAAGGTCAAAACAGTAGGGACCAtagaatttaattaacaaggctccctattatggaattaattccgaAAATTTGAAATTAACTTCAACCGTAGTAAATTGTaaattatttcactaaaaattcgtaattgtACTCCTTAGTTTAATTTCAAAATTCTTTCATAAAACCTCATTGAACTCCTCGTATTAAGATTCAGATATTAATCAATCAAtttaaattactgacaatttaatttataAATCGATTACTACCTTTAGACATTTGCTTAGCCTATTTTATGCCATGGATACAAAATTCACTGGGCGGGTTTATCCataaaaacttataagctttcaaaaAGATATATTATCAATCTCAAAGTCGAGAtatggattctatcaactaattattctTTTATCAATGTAAGTATATTActagtaaaaatagcacgggctagccagtttttggaTTGGTCATTCAGAAATAGTCAACGTTTTCAAAGTCATTGAAAATTAGTAACTATTTTGCTataacacggaaagttccagcaaaATATACTGGAGATCGATGTACCTGTATATGAACTTCcatcatattatgctggaactccaacacgcggaaagttccagtataatatactggagattggagcacctgtgtatgaacttctagcatattatgctagatcgatatattatactggaactccagtatattatgctggaagtccagtatattatactggaactcaggtataaatatactggagttcgggtatacttatgctggacctccagtataatatactggagttccagtatattatctttacatgaaaagtggctaaatttcgattacttttgaaattgtggctatttttgaatgaccacttgtaaatctggctatttttgaatttctccctatATTACTATTGTACAATTTACCAGGCTTGTTAAAGAATCttgcttttaataaatcaaaacaataaataatatacatagcgaataataattatatcaagatttaGAGTATAAGtacaagaagttggaattaaatcattctcataatcaagataaattatatttaatcttgtgctacaacgcCATTCCGACGGTTTGTGCAACTTTGTCAATAAATTGTGACCATAAACTTTatgacttataagaaccgatgatttaatcttccgtgtataagctcaattatatacactaaatcatctactatatatgcAAAGCACACACAACAAAtacatgatctatttaaaataaaattttattgaattgaataaataaataaataattatttcataaaaAATACTATAACAAAATGCATAGTTTATAGTATACCCTAGCAATATTTTTTGTTTATAgtgtcttttttctttttggcaagGTAGAATATTCCTAGGAGAGCTAGAACAAAGAATACTAATTTCACGAATTATTTACTTAGACTAAAGTTGTAaagtttccaaatttattttctttttgcatAGCTAAAGCATAAATGAGAAAGAAAATTCAATTGAGAAAGAAAATTCAATAGCCCTAAAGTATGAGTGTTCTAGAAAGATTCCTTATATAGATACGTGAACTTCTCATCAAATTTGTACCTATTAATTAACAGCTATTAGTAAGATTACTTGGAAAAATGGTAATCATTTGTTACAAATTACTACAATAtaggaaaaagagaaaagaaacaaaTTTTGGAAACTTTACAACTTTAGTTTCTCGGCCCTAAAATAAAAACCTAGCTTGTAACTCAAGAAACACGTAATCATATGTTAATAGGGAAAAGGAAAACTAGGTAACTCCTACTTATATATAAGTAAGTATAGCAGTAACAGAAAGTtaccaaaacaaaacaaaaatcaggTTATCAATTACTATTGAGAGCAAGAAAAAAATTGATTCAATGGCGGCGATTACCGATCATCCAATAATATGGACGAGAGGCAAAACCATCGGAAGAGGCAGTTTTGGTATCGTCacttcagcaacaacaacaaacttCTCCATTGATATTCCGTCGACAATCGCAGTAAAATCTGCCTTGTTTTCGCGTTCAAAGTCGTTACAGAAAGAGAGAGAATTACTACACGAGTTTCAAGATTGTGATCACGTTATTCGATGTTTCGGAGCTAATGTTACTGAAGAAGATGGGAAGATATTGTACAACATGTTACTCGAGTACGCGTCTGCTGGAAGTTTAGCTGATCGGATTGGTCAAAATTCAAGGCACGGGTTGCAAGATTTTGAGGTAAAACAGTACGCGAAATCGATTCTATTGGGGCTTAGTCATATTCATGGAAGAGGTTTTGTTCACCGTGACATTAAACCAGATAACATTCTTCTTGTTGGTACTGATAAAGTTGCCAAAATTGCTGATTTCGGATTCGCGAAGAAGGTTGGACGAGTAAAGAGTCAGAAAAGAAAGCACAGACTCAAAGGAACACCTATGTACATGGCGCCAGAATCAGTTCTTGATAACGAATACGGACCTGAAGCTGATATTTGGGCTTTCGGATGCACTGTCTTTGAGATGGTTACAGGGAAGACAGTATGGGATTGCAGTGAAGCTAACAACGTTGTTTATCTATTGTGCAAAATTGGAATGGGATCACCGGATTTGCAGAACAAAAGATTGTCAAAAGAGGCTGAAGATTTTCTGAAAAAGTGTCTTGTTAAGGAGCCGAGATCGCGATGGACTGCTGATATGCTATTAAAGCATCCATTTCTTTCATCTAATGATAATGTTGTTGTTCGTGAGCAGACAAGGAAAAAGGAACTCAACCCGTTTTTGTTTATTCGATATCTGTGCCGGTGAAAGTGATCCTTTGATTGTCGATTTCTGCAACGGAGATGGATAAGCTAAAACCAATGAAGTTGTTGAATTGCAGATCCAACAAAAGAAGAAAGCTACTAGAAGGATGCTGATTATCAGTTTTTATTAGACTGAGTATACAAATGTAAAGAATTATAGTAATGTAAAGAACTACGTTAGGGCTTGATCCCCATAGAAGCTTAGCCCGGGGTACGTAGGCAACCTGTGAGAAAATGAGAAATCAGGTGCAGCCCCTTGTATTAAACAAAAACAATTTTGTGTTTATATTTTCTGTAGTATTGAACAATCTGTATAAAAAGGCAGATTTTTGCTAACAGTGAGTACATTTTTATTTCAACATATCTTGCAGATTTATAAAAGCAACGATCATTCTCTGATGGAGGCTAGATGGTAACATATTTTCCATCTGCATTAGCACAATGGCTCAAACCTATATATAGTGGCTTTTCCTCTAGCAATAGGATCCTGAAGCCAAAGTTTATCTAGCACCTTCTACACCAAAATTTTATCCCATCACGCCAGTTAATAGTTATTACAAACTACAGCTGGTCGGTAATGACAAAAAACCGATCagaacgcgaccatttacgtgtggacggtatttttatggtcggaaaggaataccgaccaaagttggtcggaaattaccgaccaactttggtcggtcaattaaattaaaaaaaaatattgcaaaaaaaatcgaccaaagttggtcggtattttaattatgtaataaaaaaattcaccatctgggaatcgaaccggggtctgtactgtggcaggatactattctaccactagaccattggtacattttatattgtctctttacTTAGGAGTTATGACGGGCATAATATTAACTAACTATTTATGGTTTTATAGGGTTGTGATGGCTCTGTGCTGCTGAACTCAACGAGAAACAATAAAGCAGAAAAAGATGGACCCCCTAACATCTCATTGCATGCATTCT is drawn from Nicotiana tomentosiformis chromosome 12, ASM39032v3, whole genome shotgun sequence and contains these coding sequences:
- the LOC138903523 gene encoding mitogen-activated protein kinase kinase kinase 20-like, which produces MAAITDHPIIWTRGKTIGRGSFGIVTSATTTNFSIDIPSTIAVKSALFSRSKSLQKERELLHEFQDCDHVIRCFGANVTEEDGKILYNMLLEYASAGSLADRIGQNSRHGLQDFEVKQYAKSILLGLSHIHGRGFVHRDIKPDNILLVGTDKVAKIADFGFAKKVGRVKSQKRKHRLKGTPMYMAPESVLDNEYGPEADIWAFGCTVFEMVTGKTVWDCSEANNVVYLLCKIGMGSPDLQNKRLSKEAEDFLKKCLVKEPRSRWTADMLLKHPFLSSNDNVVVREQTRKKELNPFLFIRYLCR